The Deinococcus wulumuqiensis R12 genome has a window encoding:
- a CDS encoding PLP-dependent aminotransferase family protein, whose translation MSTSSALPDLSALISRRAQTMTASAIREILKITQQPDVISFAGGLPAPELFPLDAVRQAAETALNKYGPAALQYSTTEGHPPLREWIAERHGIPAQNVQIVTGSQQGLDLLGKILINEGDTVLVEAPTYLGALQSFQPYLPQYAQVPTDEGGIDVDALERLLQTTKAKLLYAIPNFQNPTGRTLSLERRRRLVELTAQHGVLLIEDDPYGELRFTGEALPSLYALGLELAGDVDRNHVVYCSSFSKTLVPGLRDAWIEAASPIVAKLIQAKQGADLHTPTLNQMMMTELLPLLPAQIETVGAAYRERGAHMLRQMDEQFPAGVAYTRPEGGMFLWVTLPQGVDTVALLPRAVENKVAYVPGQPFFALGGGQNTMRLSYSSATPEQITQGMRALGQTFREALA comes from the coding sequence ATGTCCACTTCCTCTGCCCTGCCTGACCTGTCCGCCCTGATTTCGCGCCGCGCCCAGACCATGACCGCCAGCGCCATCCGCGAAATCCTCAAGATTACCCAGCAGCCCGACGTGATTTCCTTTGCCGGGGGCCTGCCCGCGCCCGAACTGTTTCCGCTGGACGCCGTGCGGCAGGCCGCCGAAACCGCGCTGAACAAATACGGCCCCGCCGCGCTGCAATACTCCACCACCGAGGGCCACCCGCCGCTGCGCGAGTGGATAGCTGAGCGGCACGGCATTCCCGCGCAGAATGTCCAGATCGTGACCGGCAGCCAGCAGGGGCTGGACCTGCTCGGCAAAATCCTGATCAACGAGGGCGACACCGTGCTGGTCGAGGCGCCGACCTACCTGGGGGCGCTGCAATCCTTCCAGCCGTACCTGCCGCAGTACGCGCAGGTGCCCACCGACGAGGGCGGCATCGACGTGGACGCGCTCGAACGCCTCCTTCAGACCACCAAGGCCAAGCTGCTCTATGCCATTCCCAACTTCCAGAACCCCACCGGGCGCACCCTGAGCCTGGAGCGCCGCCGCCGTCTGGTGGAACTCACCGCGCAGCATGGCGTCCTGCTCATCGAGGACGACCCCTACGGCGAACTGCGCTTTACGGGTGAAGCCCTGCCGAGCCTCTACGCACTCGGTCTGGAACTCGCGGGCGACGTGGACCGCAACCACGTCGTGTACTGCTCCAGTTTTTCCAAGACGCTGGTGCCGGGGCTGCGCGACGCCTGGATCGAGGCCGCTTCTCCCATCGTCGCCAAGCTGATTCAGGCCAAGCAGGGGGCCGACCTGCACACCCCGACCCTCAACCAGATGATGATGACGGAGCTTTTGCCGCTGCTTCCGGCGCAAATCGAAACGGTGGGGGCTGCCTACCGCGAGCGCGGCGCCCACATGCTCCGCCAGATGGACGAGCAGTTTCCGGCGGGCGTGGCGTACACCCGGCCCGAGGGCGGCATGTTCCTGTGGGTGACGTTGCCGCAGGGGGTGGATACGGTGGCCCTCTTGCCCCGCGCCGTCGAGAACAAGGTGGCCTACGTGCCCGGCCAGCCCTTTTTCGCCCTCGGCGGCGGCCAGAACACCATGCGCCTGAGCTACAGCAGCGCGACCCCCGAGCAGATCACGCAGGGCATGCGGGCGCTGGGCCAGACCTTCCGCGAGGCCCTCGCTTGA
- the murI gene encoding glutamate racemase, with amino-acid sequence MSSAPAPHPALPIGVFDSGVGGLSVLAELRRALPGEDFLYLADLAHMPYGARSDEDIRDLTDRAVSELHRRGVGAVVVACNTASAFSLSHLRERFELPIIGLVPAVKPAVTATKSGVVGVLATPGTLRGTLLADVIRQWAEPAGVRVMQAVSTALVPLVEAGKADSPDTRAVLREILTPLAGAGADQLVLGCTHYPFLAGSIRAEFGDTFALVDSGAAVARHTRNVLARAGLLRETSGPGAVTYLTTGDPVALRPLLSTLLAQNSGADAASPSSSPRIEFTTT; translated from the coding sequence GTGAGTTCCGCCCCCGCCCCCCACCCCGCCCTTCCCATCGGCGTCTTCGACAGCGGCGTGGGTGGGCTGAGCGTCCTGGCCGAGTTGCGCCGCGCCCTGCCCGGCGAGGACTTTCTGTACCTCGCCGACCTCGCCCACATGCCCTACGGTGCCCGCAGCGACGAGGACATCCGTGACCTGACCGACCGCGCCGTGTCCGAACTGCACCGCCGGGGGGTGGGGGCCGTGGTGGTGGCCTGCAACACGGCCTCGGCCTTCAGCCTGTCGCACCTGCGCGAACGGTTCGAGTTGCCGATTATCGGCCTGGTTCCGGCAGTCAAACCGGCGGTGACCGCCACCAAAAGCGGCGTGGTGGGCGTACTGGCGACCCCCGGCACCCTGCGCGGCACCCTGCTCGCCGACGTGATTCGGCAGTGGGCCGAGCCAGCGGGCGTGCGGGTGATGCAGGCGGTCAGCACCGCCCTGGTCCCGCTGGTCGAGGCGGGCAAGGCCGACAGCCCGGACACCCGCGCCGTGCTGCGCGAGATTCTGACCCCACTGGCTGGGGCCGGGGCCGACCAGCTCGTTCTGGGCTGCACCCATTACCCTTTTCTGGCGGGCAGCATCCGTGCCGAATTCGGCGACACCTTTGCCCTGGTAGACAGCGGCGCGGCGGTGGCCCGGCACACCCGCAACGTGCTGGCGCGGGCCGGGCTGCTGCGCGAAACTTCGGGGCCGGGCGCGGTGACTTACCTGACCACCGGCGACCCTGTTGCCCTGCGGCCCCTGCTGAGCACCCTGCTGGCCCAGAACAGTGGGGCAGACGCGGCCTCCCCTTCCTCCTCTCCCAGAATCGAGTTCACGACGACATGA
- the rph gene encoding ribonuclease PH produces the protein MTLSKLPVREGRDALTPRPVSVQRGVNPHAPGSAHLKMGRTEILATVTLDDKPAPHMRGKKEGWLTAEYSMLPRSTTDRQARERSLQNGRRHEIQRLLGRALRSSMDLRPFKNQTLYVDCDVLVADGGTRVASVLAGHAALHDFCDRLINSGQLSEWPIVHNVGAISVGLIGDELRVDLDYEEDKVARADLNVIATDTGLLIEVQGGAELGPITVDEYARLLTCGVASVQDVMRDVTKQLAVIQGV, from the coding sequence ATGACCCTTTCCAAACTTCCCGTCCGTGAGGGCCGAGACGCCCTGACCCCGCGCCCGGTGTCGGTGCAGCGCGGCGTCAACCCCCACGCTCCCGGCAGCGCCCACCTCAAAATGGGCCGCACCGAAATCCTGGCGACCGTCACCCTCGACGACAAGCCTGCCCCCCACATGCGCGGCAAAAAGGAAGGCTGGCTGACCGCCGAGTACTCCATGCTGCCGCGCTCGACCACCGACCGCCAGGCACGCGAACGCAGCCTGCAAAATGGCCGCCGCCACGAGATTCAGCGGCTTCTCGGGCGGGCGCTGCGCTCCAGCATGGACCTGCGCCCTTTCAAAAATCAGACCCTCTACGTGGACTGCGACGTGCTGGTGGCCGACGGCGGCACCCGCGTGGCCAGCGTGCTGGCCGGACATGCCGCGCTGCACGACTTTTGTGACCGCCTCATCAACTCCGGACAGCTCAGCGAGTGGCCGATTGTGCACAACGTCGGGGCCATCAGCGTGGGTCTGATCGGCGACGAACTGCGCGTGGACCTCGACTACGAGGAAGACAAGGTGGCCCGCGCCGACCTCAACGTGATTGCCACCGACACCGGCCTCTTGATCGAGGTGCAGGGCGGAGCCGAACTCGGGCCGATCACGGTGGACGAATATGCCCGCCTGCTGACCTGCGGCGTCGCCTCGGTGCAGGACGTGATGAGGGACGTGACGAAGCAGCTGGCGGTGATTCAGGGGGTGTAA
- a CDS encoding transposase, whose protein sequence is MRTSQLLEYFSLPDLFTLAYVLVDDHLQLLSAMGSYQLPMARNRQATPSELITIALVGDLLGQKNSETWFALVRQLYADLFPHLPERSRYHRHLLAARHLIASFGLSLSPKDADILIIDSKPLPIAQGARMKRPRQQSEAKIGPGSMGWVMGYKLHGVVDTQGYFTKFAIVAANESEQGVARELLSEYERSRTLGDKGYVGSGVYAKSRENAKTPVAWPPVLGKLRKRIESVFSRLARCCSLGEVQLNSFQAVVARTCRAVAAHNLMLHLERYVRSAA, encoded by the coding sequence ATGCGAACCAGCCAGCTTCTGGAATATTTTAGCCTGCCCGACCTCTTCACACTGGCCTACGTCCTTGTCGACGACCATCTCCAACTGCTCAGCGCCATGGGAAGCTACCAGCTTCCCATGGCCCGCAACCGTCAGGCCACTCCTTCTGAACTGATCACTATCGCCCTCGTGGGCGACCTTCTTGGTCAGAAGAACAGCGAGACCTGGTTCGCCCTCGTTCGTCAGCTTTACGCCGACCTCTTCCCACACCTCCCCGAACGCAGTCGCTACCACCGCCATTTACTCGCAGCCAGGCATCTCATCGCATCTTTCGGGCTGTCCCTCAGCCCGAAAGATGCAGACATCCTCATTATCGACAGTAAACCCCTCCCCATTGCTCAGGGTGCCCGAATGAAGCGGCCCAGACAGCAGTCAGAAGCAAAAATAGGCCCAGGGAGTATGGGCTGGGTGATGGGCTACAAGCTTCACGGCGTCGTCGACACGCAGGGCTACTTCACGAAGTTTGCCATTGTCGCTGCCAACGAATCCGAGCAGGGCGTGGCCCGTGAGCTGCTCTCTGAATACGAACGCAGCCGCACGCTTGGGGACAAAGGCTACGTCGGGAGTGGCGTGTACGCCAAGTCACGGGAGAACGCGAAGACACCGGTGGCATGGCCACCGGTGCTGGGGAAACTAAGAAAGCGCATAGAATCGGTCTTTTCCAGGTTAGCGAGATGCTGCTCTCTGGGTGAGGTGCAGCTGAATTCCTTCCAGGCCGTCGTAGCCCGCACGTGCCGTGCGGTTGCGGCCCACAACCTGATGCTGCACCTAGAGCGCTACGTGCGTTCAGCAGCTTAG
- a CDS encoding aminopeptidase, which produces MTSPTAQDALAQAQAAYAELKARGLKLNLQRGQPADADFDLSNPMLGILGEGDTHFDGLDLRNYPGGIGGLPSARAMFGAYLDLKPENVLVWNNSSLELQGLVLGFALLHGVRGSEGGWVHQKPKMIVTVPGYDRHFLLLQTMGFELLTVDMQSDGPDVDAVEKLVASDPSVKGILFVPTYSNPGGETVSEEKARRLAGLKAAAPDFTIFADDAYRAHHLFEERDTPVNFVALCRDAGHPDRAFVFASTSKITFAGAGLGFVGSSEDNIGWLGKYLNAQSIGPNKVEQARHVKFLQAYEGGLEGLMRDHAKLIAPKFQAVYDALSAELGEGGGGYATWRTPRGGYFISLDTVDPVADRVVQLADEAGISLTPAGATYPGGKDPHNANIRLAPTRPPLEEVEVAMRGVATCVKLAAEEYRAGQR; this is translated from the coding sequence ATGACCAGCCCGACCGCCCAGGACGCCCTTGCTCAGGCCCAGGCCGCCTACGCCGAACTCAAGGCGCGTGGCCTGAAACTCAACCTTCAGCGCGGCCAGCCCGCCGACGCCGACTTCGACCTCAGCAACCCGATGCTGGGCATCCTCGGTGAGGGGGACACCCACTTCGACGGCCTCGACCTGCGCAACTACCCCGGCGGCATCGGCGGCCTGCCCTCGGCGCGGGCGATGTTCGGGGCCTACCTCGACCTCAAGCCCGAAAACGTGCTGGTGTGGAACAACTCCAGCCTGGAACTTCAGGGGCTGGTGCTGGGTTTTGCGCTGCTGCACGGCGTGCGCGGCTCTGAAGGTGGGTGGGTTCACCAGAAACCCAAGATGATCGTGACCGTGCCCGGCTACGACCGCCACTTCCTGCTGCTTCAGACGATGGGCTTCGAACTGCTGACGGTGGATATGCAGTCCGACGGCCCCGACGTGGACGCCGTAGAAAAGCTGGTGGCGAGCGACCCCTCGGTCAAGGGCATCCTGTTCGTGCCGACCTATTCCAACCCCGGCGGCGAGACGGTCAGCGAGGAAAAAGCCCGCAGGCTCGCTGGTCTGAAGGCGGCGGCCCCCGATTTCACCATCTTCGCCGACGACGCCTACCGCGCCCACCACCTCTTCGAGGAGCGCGACACGCCCGTCAACTTCGTGGCGCTGTGCCGGGACGCCGGGCACCCCGACCGCGCCTTCGTGTTCGCTTCGACCTCCAAAATCACCTTCGCGGGCGCGGGCCTGGGCTTCGTCGGCAGCAGCGAAGACAACATCGGGTGGCTCGGCAAGTACCTCAACGCCCAGAGCATCGGTCCCAACAAGGTCGAGCAGGCGCGGCACGTCAAGTTCCTGCAAGCCTACGAAGGCGGGCTGGAAGGGCTGATGCGCGACCACGCCAAACTCATCGCCCCCAAGTTTCAGGCGGTCTACGACGCCTTGAGCGCCGAACTCGGGGAAGGCGGCGGCGGCTACGCGACGTGGCGCACGCCGCGCGGCGGGTATTTCATCAGCCTCGACACGGTGGACCCGGTGGCGGACCGCGTGGTGCAGCTGGCCGACGAAGCGGGCATCAGCCTGACCCCGGCGGGCGCGACCTACCCCGGCGGCAAAGACCCCCACAACGCCAACATCCGCCTCGCGCCCACCCGGCCCCCGCTGGAAGAGGTCGAAGTCGCCATGCGCGGCGTCGCCACCTGCGTGAAACTGGCGGCAGAGGAGTACCGCGCCGGACAGAGGTAA
- a CDS encoding NYN domain-containing protein produces the protein MQYVVHRPRVGVFIDTQNLYHSARDLLERTVNFETILNCATAERELVHAISYTVEREGEATSRPFIYKLSTLGYKVRRMNLTLHHVTDDGKPIYSGNWDMGIVADMFRLMDHLDIIVLGSGDGDFTDIVEVLQERGKRVEVIAFREHTSQNLIDAADRFFHLPDIEGALMPARQKNKEAAGEG, from the coding sequence ATGCAGTACGTGGTTCATCGCCCCCGCGTCGGGGTGTTCATCGACACGCAGAATCTCTACCACTCGGCCCGCGACCTGCTGGAACGCACCGTCAACTTCGAAACGATTCTGAACTGTGCCACCGCCGAGCGCGAACTCGTCCACGCCATCAGCTACACCGTGGAGCGTGAAGGCGAAGCGACCTCGCGCCCGTTCATCTACAAGCTCTCGACCCTGGGCTACAAGGTGCGGCGCATGAACCTGACGCTGCACCACGTCACCGACGACGGCAAGCCGATCTACAGCGGCAACTGGGACATGGGCATCGTGGCCGACATGTTCCGGCTGATGGATCACCTCGACATCATCGTGCTGGGCAGCGGCGACGGCGACTTCACCGACATCGTGGAGGTCTTGCAGGAGCGCGGCAAACGGGTGGAGGTCATCGCCTTCCGCGAACACACCAGCCAGAACCTGATTGACGCCGCCGACCGCTTTTTTCATCTGCCCGACATCGAGGGTGCCTTGATGCCGGCCCGCCAGAAGAACAAGGAAGCGGCGGGCGAAGGCTGA
- the queA gene encoding tRNA preQ1(34) S-adenosylmethionine ribosyltransferase-isomerase QueA, whose product MAAPATADEVLVRLHFDLPESRIAQTGAEPRDTSRLMVVGDEVQHRVFRELPDLLRPGDLLVFNESRVIPARVLARKPVVNGFGGGTVEVLLLREEFDQGANVWSAYLRPARRAGNELFLGDHRAEVVGVLDDGARLLRFDHDIKPHLDEIGRLPLPPYIDAGESDETWRERYQTVYARTPGSVAAPTAGLHFTPELLARLSEMGVERATVTLHVGAGTFKPIQGSVADHVMHAERYEVSAETAAAITRARAEGRRVVAVGTTTVRTLESAWDGEQVRPGAGETRIFITPEMPVQVPDLLITNLHLPGSTLLLLVAAFAGEDRIRAAYDEALARGYRFYSLGDAMLLENRRRVG is encoded by the coding sequence ATGGCTGCCCCTGCGACTGCCGACGAGGTGCTGGTGCGGCTGCACTTCGACCTGCCCGAATCCCGCATCGCCCAGACCGGGGCCGAGCCGCGTGACACCTCGCGCCTGATGGTGGTGGGCGACGAGGTGCAGCACCGCGTCTTCCGCGAGTTGCCCGACCTGCTGCGCCCCGGCGACCTGCTGGTGTTCAACGAGTCGCGGGTGATTCCGGCCCGCGTGCTGGCCCGCAAACCTGTCGTGAACGGCTTCGGCGGCGGCACGGTCGAGGTGCTGCTGCTGCGTGAGGAATTCGACCAGGGCGCGAACGTCTGGAGCGCCTACCTGAGGCCCGCCCGCCGCGCCGGAAACGAACTGTTTCTGGGCGACCACCGCGCCGAAGTGGTGGGTGTGCTGGACGACGGTGCCCGCCTGCTGCGCTTCGACCACGACATCAAGCCCCATCTGGACGAGATTGGCCGCCTGCCGCTGCCGCCCTACATCGATGCGGGCGAGAGCGACGAGACGTGGCGCGAGCGTTACCAGACCGTCTACGCGAGGACGCCCGGCAGCGTGGCGGCCCCCACCGCCGGACTGCACTTCACGCCCGAACTGCTCGCCCGCCTGAGTGAAATGGGCGTGGAGCGGGCCACCGTCACGCTGCATGTGGGGGCGGGCACCTTCAAGCCGATTCAGGGGTCGGTGGCCGACCACGTCATGCACGCCGAACGCTACGAGGTGAGCGCCGAAACCGCCGCCGCCATCACCCGCGCCAGGGCCGAGGGGCGAAGGGTGGTGGCAGTCGGCACGACCACCGTCCGCACGCTCGAAAGCGCCTGGGACGGCGAACAGGTGCGGCCCGGAGCCGGGGAGACGCGCATCTTCATCACGCCGGAAATGCCCGTGCAGGTGCCGGACTTGCTCATCACCAACCTGCACCTGCCCGGCAGCACGCTGCTGCTGCTCGTCGCCGCCTTCGCGGGTGAAGACCGTATCCGCGCCGCCTACGACGAGGCGCTGGCGCGGGGCTACCGCTTCTACTCGCTGGGCGACGCGATGCTGCTGGAAAACCGCCGCCGTGTGGGCTGA
- a CDS encoding phosphatidylserine decarboxylase, with translation MRLPRRFPLLAAFAAGVWYLRSVYRFRDPVRLPATQDAGAILSPADGLVSFVRRIEGGRADGLSVAELLGTPQQEGWLLGIFTGPLDVHFTYAPAEGTVLSAGRKPGARAAVPVSDAAQLLAGRAVDLLGSAAVRGNERYSYAVQGEGGQVVTVGLIAPGAGLNATTYLDEGQTVRQGNKAAFLAEGGLVLLALPDTVTPQVSVGERVRGAETVVAGQAV, from the coding sequence ATGCGTCTTCCCCGCCGTTTTCCCCTGCTGGCCGCCTTTGCCGCTGGCGTCTGGTATCTCCGCAGCGTCTACCGTTTCCGCGACCCGGTGCGCCTTCCGGCCACCCAGGACGCGGGGGCCATCCTCTCGCCCGCCGACGGGCTGGTGTCGTTCGTGCGCCGTATCGAGGGGGGCCGGGCAGACGGGCTGAGCGTGGCCGAACTGCTCGGCACGCCCCAGCAGGAGGGCTGGCTGCTGGGCATTTTCACGGGGCCGCTGGACGTGCATTTCACCTATGCCCCGGCTGAGGGCACCGTGCTCAGCGCAGGTCGCAAGCCGGGAGCGCGGGCCGCCGTGCCCGTGAGCGACGCCGCCCAGCTTCTGGCGGGCCGGGCGGTGGACCTGCTCGGCAGCGCCGCCGTGCGCGGCAACGAGCGCTACAGCTACGCCGTGCAGGGCGAAGGCGGGCAGGTGGTGACGGTGGGCCTGATCGCCCCCGGCGCGGGCCTGAACGCCACCACCTATCTGGACGAGGGCCAGACCGTGCGCCAGGGCAACAAGGCCGCGTTTCTAGCCGAAGGTGGGCTGGTGCTGCTCGCCCTGCCGGACACCGTGACCCCCCAGGTCAGCGTGGGCGAGCGCGTGCGCGGGGCCGAGACGGTGGTGGCGGGGCAGGCCGTCTAG
- a CDS encoding CTP synthase yields the protein MKYIFVTGGVVSSLGKGVASASLGALLRARGYKVTAVKIDPYINIDAGTMRPYEHGECFVTASGAETDLDIGNYERFLDLDIPPGSNITTGQVYQEVIRKERAGDYLSQTVQVIPHVTDEIKRRIRAAGESAGAEIVLIEVGGTVGDIESLPFLEAIRQFKFDEGDENVLFLHLTLVPYLGTSNEFKTKPTQHSVAALRSYGISPDIVMVRSKDKLPADIIRKIAAFTSVRENRVFSSFDVEHVYQVPLALEEQGLGKAVEDLLGLERTHPRLGVWADAVKTIKQPGQEVTIAIAGKYTAMPDAYLSLMESLTHAGIANDARVNIKWVNAEELAEAGEGELEAQFADVDGILVPGGFGIRGIEGKVKAAEYARTRGVPYLGICLGMQIAVIEYARHVAGIEDANSAEFDEYAKNKVIDLMPEQLEVEGMGGTMRLGDWPMELQGGTKIAELYGVPQGGTVKERHRHRYEVNPAYTDQLKAAGLTISGVTPGVEGRGAGLVESVEIAGHPFFVALQAHPEFKSRPMRPSPPFAGFVKAALERQQAEG from the coding sequence ATGAAATACATCTTCGTGACCGGCGGCGTCGTCAGCAGCCTCGGCAAAGGCGTGGCGAGTGCGTCCCTGGGCGCCTTGCTGCGGGCGCGTGGCTACAAAGTCACCGCCGTCAAAATCGACCCTTACATCAACATCGACGCGGGCACCATGCGGCCCTACGAGCACGGCGAATGCTTCGTGACGGCGAGCGGGGCCGAGACCGACCTCGACATCGGCAACTACGAGCGCTTTCTCGACCTCGACATTCCGCCGGGCAGCAACATCACCACCGGGCAGGTCTATCAGGAGGTCATCCGCAAGGAACGCGCCGGGGATTACCTGTCGCAGACCGTGCAGGTCATTCCGCACGTCACCGACGAAATCAAGCGCCGGATTCGGGCGGCGGGCGAGTCGGCGGGCGCGGAAATCGTGCTGATCGAGGTCGGCGGCACGGTGGGCGACATCGAGTCGCTGCCCTTCCTGGAAGCCATTCGGCAGTTCAAGTTCGACGAGGGCGACGAAAACGTGCTGTTCCTGCACCTGACGCTGGTGCCGTACCTCGGAACGTCGAACGAGTTCAAGACCAAGCCCACCCAGCACAGTGTCGCCGCGCTGCGCTCCTACGGCATCAGCCCCGACATCGTGATGGTCCGCAGCAAGGACAAGCTGCCCGCCGACATCATCCGCAAAATCGCGGCGTTTACCAGCGTGCGCGAAAACCGCGTGTTTTCCAGCTTCGACGTGGAGCACGTGTATCAGGTGCCGCTGGCGCTGGAGGAGCAGGGGCTGGGCAAGGCCGTCGAAGACCTGCTGGGCCTGGAGCGCACCCACCCCCGCCTGGGCGTGTGGGCCGACGCGGTCAAGACCATCAAGCAGCCGGGGCAAGAGGTCACCATCGCCATCGCGGGCAAGTACACCGCCATGCCCGACGCCTACCTCTCGCTGATGGAATCGCTGACGCACGCGGGCATTGCCAACGACGCCCGCGTGAACATCAAATGGGTCAACGCCGAGGAACTGGCCGAGGCGGGCGAGGGCGAACTCGAAGCGCAATTTGCCGACGTGGACGGCATTCTGGTGCCGGGCGGCTTCGGGATTCGCGGCATCGAGGGCAAGGTCAAGGCCGCCGAGTACGCCCGCACGCGCGGCGTGCCCTACCTGGGCATCTGCCTGGGGATGCAGATTGCGGTCATCGAATATGCCCGCCACGTCGCCGGAATCGAGGACGCCAACTCTGCCGAGTTCGACGAGTACGCCAAGAACAAGGTCATCGACCTGATGCCCGAACAGCTCGAAGTCGAGGGCATGGGCGGGACCATGCGCCTGGGCGACTGGCCGATGGAATTGCAGGGCGGCACCAAAATCGCCGAGCTGTACGGCGTTCCGCAGGGCGGCACCGTCAAGGAGCGCCACCGCCACCGCTACGAGGTCAACCCCGCTTACACCGACCAACTTAAAGCGGCGGGCCTGACCATCTCCGGCGTGACCCCCGGCGTGGAGGGACGCGGCGCGGGTCTGGTCGAGAGCGTGGAAATCGCGGGCCACCCGTTCTTCGTGGCGCTGCAAGCCCACCCCGAATTCAAGAGCCGTCCGATGCGGCCCAGCCCGCCTTTTGCGGGGTTTGTGAAGGCGGCGCTGGAGAGGCAGCAGGCTGAGGGTTGA